In Hamadaea flava, a genomic segment contains:
- a CDS encoding M20/M25/M40 family metallo-hydrolase, producing MAAEQSPSSRAAAASPRGGGGESQPAARLDAVMPGVRADLERLVRIPSVSAPGFDFSPIDRSADLVASLLTECGLATRLVAAGGRPAVLATRRLPGRPTVLLYAHHDVQPAGDPALWTSDPFEPVERDGRLYGRGAADDKAGIMVHVAALRALGDDLGVGVVVFVEGEEEYGTGATPRLLHQLRSDLQADVALVTDVGNWAVGVPAVTTSLRGHVTATLEVRTLSHAVHSGMYGGAVPDAVIALSRLIATFHDDAGDLAIAGLATTPDPAIDYPADRLYAEAGGTPFGTGSATARMWSRPSVSILGMEVPPIEGATSTLTPVARALVSLRIAPTEDPSRAFALLEAHVRRNIPWGATVTLTRRGAAPGLAVDSTGPVYDQVRAALRDAWDGVDPVEIGSGGSIPLLLDLAEVLPDTTIVLNGVEDPDSRAHGIDESLHLGEFRRACLAETLLLHRLAPPR from the coding sequence ATGGCAGCTGAGCAGTCGCCCTCCTCGCGCGCTGCCGCCGCCTCCCCACGAGGCGGCGGCGGGGAATCGCAGCCGGCCGCCCGGCTCGACGCGGTCATGCCGGGCGTACGGGCGGATCTGGAGCGGCTGGTCCGCATCCCGAGCGTCTCCGCGCCCGGCTTCGACTTCTCCCCCATCGACCGGTCCGCCGACCTGGTGGCGTCGCTGCTGACCGAGTGCGGACTCGCGACCCGCCTCGTGGCCGCGGGCGGCCGACCGGCCGTCCTCGCCACCCGGCGGCTGCCGGGCCGTCCGACCGTCCTGCTGTACGCCCACCACGACGTCCAGCCCGCCGGCGATCCGGCGCTCTGGACCAGCGACCCGTTCGAGCCGGTGGAGCGCGACGGCCGCCTCTACGGTCGCGGCGCGGCCGACGACAAGGCCGGGATCATGGTGCACGTCGCGGCCCTGCGCGCACTCGGCGACGACCTCGGCGTCGGCGTGGTCGTCTTCGTCGAAGGCGAGGAGGAGTACGGCACCGGTGCGACCCCGCGTCTCCTCCACCAGTTGCGGTCCGACCTTCAGGCCGACGTCGCGTTGGTGACCGACGTCGGGAACTGGGCGGTCGGCGTACCGGCTGTGACGACGTCCTTGCGGGGCCATGTGACGGCGACTCTGGAGGTCCGCACCCTGTCCCATGCCGTCCATAGTGGAATGTACGGCGGAGCCGTGCCGGACGCGGTGATCGCGCTGTCGCGCCTGATCGCGACGTTCCACGACGACGCCGGAGACCTCGCGATCGCCGGGCTCGCCACCACACCCGACCCGGCGATCGACTACCCGGCCGACCGCCTGTACGCCGAGGCCGGCGGTACGCCGTTCGGCACCGGCAGCGCCACCGCGCGCATGTGGAGCCGCCCGTCGGTGAGCATCCTCGGCATGGAGGTGCCGCCCATCGAAGGCGCGACCAGCACCCTGACACCGGTCGCCCGAGCCCTGGTCAGCCTCCGCATCGCGCCGACGGAGGATCCGTCCCGGGCCTTCGCCTTGCTGGAGGCGCATGTACGCCGCAACATTCCGTGGGGCGCAACGGTCACGCTGACCCGTCGCGGAGCGGCACCAGGCTTGGCGGTCGACTCGACCGGCCCGGTCTACGACCAGGTCCGCGCCGCGCTACGGGACGCGTGGGACGGCGTCGACCCGGTCGAGATCGGCTCCGGCGGATCGATCCCGCTGCTGCTCGACCTGGCCGAGGTCCTCCCCGACACGACGATCGTCCTCAACGGCGTCGAGGACCCCGACAGCCGGGCACACGGGATCGACGAGAGCCTGCACCTGGGCGAGTTCCGGCGGGCCTGCCTGGCCGAAACCCTGCTCCTGCACCGCCTCGCCCCGCCCCGCTGA
- a CDS encoding carbohydrate-binding module family 20 domain-containing protein translates to MKFRKAAVIATIAAGLATTALPSLTANAAVTLNDSDVTANLWEWNWNSVAAACTNHLGPAGYGAVQVAPPAESVSLATSDAGVHPWWEVYQPVSYKLTSRFGTRSQFAAMVTACHTAGVRVYADAVVNHTAGANNTLTTTYGGSTFSPTGYTYPAVPYAYDDFHHPNDGYCGDDDGVIDDWNNTAEVQNCMLLSLSDLKTQSSTVRAKIAAYLNDLIGLGVDGFRVDAAKHVSVADFAAIRALLNNTTAENKAPYIAQEVFTGASNSELKPAAFTSNGDVLGFSYAMGLKTQFTNGTLANLSTIPSWSLDATSDQTYAMVTNHDLERDGTTLRYQDGTKYTLANYFLLAYPYGQPSVYDGFTFSTSSTGQSPPADANGFVTDASCTSGAWQCITQSTGVKGMVGWHNATATVTTVSDFTATASNIIGFHRGSLGWVGINASAGPSTATYTTGLANGTYCDVITGGATTSGCAGTAVTVSGGTASVTIPANGAVAIHVNARSGGGTASPSTSASASPSPSASPSASPSVSPSASASASPTASPTGTTVSDTFNVYATTTTGTDVYVVGSIPALGSWNTASAVKLSSTGYPVWMGSIALPVGTAVEYKYIKKDAAGNVTWESNANRTFTTGTAAQALNNAWSVADADATDLTFAEYATTTSGTNVYVVGSIAALGSWDPVNAIPLSSAAYPTWRRLVILPKNTSFEYKYIKKDAAGNVTWESGANRTYTTGSSTGYAVSDTWK, encoded by the coding sequence ATGAAATTCCGAAAAGCGGCCGTGATCGCGACGATCGCGGCCGGCCTCGCGACCACCGCACTGCCCAGCCTGACCGCGAACGCGGCAGTGACGCTCAACGACAGCGACGTCACGGCGAACCTCTGGGAGTGGAACTGGAACTCGGTGGCTGCCGCCTGCACCAACCATCTCGGCCCGGCCGGGTACGGCGCGGTCCAGGTGGCTCCGCCGGCGGAGTCGGTCAGCCTGGCCACCAGTGATGCCGGCGTACACCCGTGGTGGGAGGTGTATCAGCCGGTCTCCTACAAACTGACCAGCCGCTTCGGCACCCGGTCGCAGTTCGCCGCGATGGTCACCGCCTGCCACACCGCGGGCGTACGCGTCTATGCCGACGCGGTCGTCAACCACACGGCCGGCGCGAACAACACGCTGACGACGACGTACGGCGGTTCGACGTTCAGCCCCACCGGCTACACGTATCCGGCCGTCCCGTACGCGTACGACGACTTCCATCACCCGAACGACGGCTACTGCGGCGATGACGACGGAGTCATCGACGACTGGAACAACACCGCCGAGGTCCAGAACTGCATGCTGCTGTCGTTGTCGGACCTGAAGACGCAGAGCAGCACGGTGCGGGCGAAGATCGCGGCGTACCTGAACGACTTGATCGGCCTCGGCGTCGACGGTTTCCGCGTCGACGCGGCCAAGCACGTCTCGGTGGCCGACTTCGCGGCGATCCGGGCGCTGCTCAACAACACGACGGCCGAGAACAAGGCGCCCTACATCGCGCAGGAGGTCTTCACCGGCGCGTCGAACAGCGAGCTGAAGCCGGCGGCGTTCACCTCCAACGGCGACGTCCTCGGCTTCTCGTACGCGATGGGCCTCAAGACGCAGTTCACCAACGGCACGCTCGCGAACCTGTCGACCATCCCGTCCTGGTCCCTGGACGCGACCAGCGATCAGACGTACGCCATGGTCACCAACCACGACCTCGAGCGGGACGGCACGACCCTGCGGTACCAGGACGGCACGAAGTACACCTTGGCCAACTATTTCCTGCTGGCCTACCCGTACGGCCAACCGTCCGTCTACGACGGATTCACGTTCTCGACGTCGAGCACGGGGCAGTCGCCGCCTGCCGACGCCAACGGGTTCGTGACGGACGCGAGCTGCACCTCCGGCGCCTGGCAGTGCATCACGCAGTCGACCGGCGTCAAGGGCATGGTCGGCTGGCACAACGCGACCGCGACCGTGACGACGGTCAGCGACTTCACCGCGACCGCGAGCAACATCATCGGGTTCCACCGGGGGTCGCTCGGCTGGGTCGGCATCAACGCCTCGGCCGGCCCGTCGACTGCCACCTACACCACCGGCCTCGCCAACGGAACCTACTGCGACGTGATCACGGGCGGTGCGACCACCAGCGGTTGCGCCGGCACGGCTGTCACAGTGTCGGGCGGCACCGCGTCGGTGACGATCCCGGCGAACGGCGCGGTCGCGATCCACGTCAACGCCCGGTCCGGCGGTGGGACGGCCTCGCCCAGCACCTCGGCCTCGGCTTCCCCCTCCCCGAGTGCCTCCCCGAGTGCCTCCCCGAGTGTCTCGCCGAGTGCGTCGGCAAGCGCGTCACCCACCGCTTCGCCGACGGGCACGACCGTCTCCGACACGTTCAACGTGTACGCGACCACGACGACCGGGACGGACGTCTACGTCGTCGGCAGCATCCCCGCCTTGGGATCGTGGAATACGGCGTCGGCCGTCAAGTTGTCGAGCACCGGATATCCAGTGTGGATGGGATCGATCGCGTTGCCGGTCGGCACCGCGGTCGAGTACAAGTACATCAAGAAGGACGCCGCCGGGAACGTCACCTGGGAGAGCAACGCCAACCGCACGTTCACCACCGGGACGGCGGCGCAGGCGCTCAACAACGCCTGGAGTGTGGCCGACGCGGACGCCACCGACCTGACGTTCGCCGAGTACGCGACCACGACGTCCGGCACCAACGTCTACGTCGTCGGCTCGATCGCCGCCCTGGGGTCGTGGGATCCCGTCAACGCGATCCCGCTGTCGTCCGCGGCGTACCCGACGTGGCGGCGGCTGGTGATCCTGCCGAAGAACACGTCCTTCGAGTACAAGTACATCAAGAAGGACGCCGCCGGGAACGTGACGTGGGAGAGCGGCGCGAACCGCACCTACACCACCGGCTCGTCGACCGGGTACGCGGTGAGCGACACCTGGAAGTGA
- a CDS encoding cellulase family glycosylhydrolase has product MSPRRRWGAALSALAVSAATFVVATLLTTATPAQAAGTGVGYLHTNGNKLVDSTGATVRLTGINWFGMETDNRTFHGLWSNQTWKSQIDHMAQLGYNTIRVPYSGDALKSGATATGINDYVNPDLVGNSPLQILDKVIAYAGQKGMRILLDRHRPSAAGQTPLWYTAAVSEASMIADWQMLAQRYAGNSTVIGGDLFNEPHAEGTDPSGTGACWGCGDTARDWRLAAQRIGNAILSVNSNWLIVVEGVSCPSGGSPNVWDSVPDDPMTCDWWGGNLAGAAQYPVQLNTANRLVYSAHDYGISVYDRQPWFKDASFPENLPAVWDHFWGYLYKNNTAPVLVGEFGSTLANPLDVQWLTKLMSYMGTGVNGISFTYWAWNPNSGDTGGIVSDDWVTVNTQKQNIVGPYLIAPVGSGATSSPTSSASTSPSSSTSPSASTSPTGGSGTGSCSVTYKVDSSWPQGFNATVTVRNTGTATVNNWVATLTLPSGVSLVNGWNATVTASGQTLTAAAPTWAPNLAAGASVSFNFQANGPSSPTPSGYKLNGVACSV; this is encoded by the coding sequence ATGTCCCCCAGAAGACGCTGGGGCGCGGCCTTGTCCGCGCTCGCCGTCAGCGCCGCCACGTTCGTCGTGGCCACCCTGCTCACCACCGCCACCCCCGCGCAGGCCGCCGGCACCGGAGTCGGCTACCTGCACACCAACGGCAACAAGCTCGTCGACAGCACGGGCGCCACGGTCCGGCTCACCGGGATCAACTGGTTCGGCATGGAGACCGACAACCGGACCTTCCACGGTCTGTGGTCCAACCAGACCTGGAAGTCCCAGATCGACCACATGGCGCAGCTCGGCTACAACACGATCCGCGTCCCCTACTCCGGGGACGCGCTCAAGTCGGGCGCCACGGCCACGGGCATCAACGACTACGTGAATCCGGACCTCGTGGGCAACTCGCCCCTCCAGATCCTCGACAAGGTCATCGCGTACGCCGGGCAGAAGGGCATGCGCATCCTCCTTGATCGGCACCGCCCGAGCGCGGCCGGTCAGACGCCGTTGTGGTACACCGCCGCGGTGTCCGAGGCGAGCATGATCGCCGACTGGCAGATGCTCGCCCAGCGGTACGCCGGCAACTCGACCGTCATCGGCGGCGACCTGTTCAACGAGCCGCACGCCGAGGGCACCGATCCCAGTGGCACCGGCGCGTGCTGGGGCTGTGGCGACACCGCCCGCGACTGGCGGCTGGCAGCGCAGCGCATCGGCAACGCGATCCTGTCGGTCAACTCCAACTGGCTCATCGTGGTCGAAGGCGTCAGCTGCCCATCCGGCGGTTCGCCGAACGTCTGGGACTCCGTTCCGGACGACCCGATGACCTGTGACTGGTGGGGCGGCAACCTGGCCGGCGCCGCGCAGTACCCGGTGCAGCTGAACACGGCCAACCGGCTGGTCTACTCCGCGCACGACTACGGAATCTCCGTCTACGACCGGCAGCCGTGGTTCAAGGACGCGTCGTTCCCCGAGAACCTGCCCGCCGTCTGGGACCACTTCTGGGGCTACCTCTACAAGAACAACACCGCTCCGGTGCTCGTCGGCGAGTTCGGCAGTACGCTCGCCAACCCGCTGGACGTCCAGTGGCTGACCAAGCTGATGTCCTACATGGGCACCGGGGTCAACGGGATCTCGTTCACCTACTGGGCGTGGAACCCCAACTCCGGCGACACCGGAGGCATCGTCTCCGACGACTGGGTCACGGTGAACACCCAGAAGCAGAACATCGTCGGGCCGTACCTGATCGCTCCCGTGGGATCGGGGGCCACCTCGTCGCCCACCTCCTCGGCCTCCACCTCGCCGTCGTCCTCCACCTCACCCTCGGCCTCCACCTCGCCTACGGGCGGGAGCGGCACTGGCTCGTGTTCGGTGACGTACAAGGTAGACAGTTCGTGGCCGCAGGGCTTCAACGCCACCGTGACCGTCAGGAACACCGGAACGGCGACGGTCAACAACTGGGTCGCCACGCTGACCCTGCCGAGCGGCGTCAGCCTCGTGAACGGGTGGAACGCGACGGTCACGGCCAGCGGCCAGACGCTGACCGCGGCCGCACCCACCTGGGCGCCGAACCTGGCGGCCGGAGCCTCGGTCAGCTTCAACTTCCAGGCGAACGGGCCGTCCTCGCCGACACCCAGCGGGTACAAGCTCAACGGGGTGGCCTGCTCGGTCTGA
- a CDS encoding ABC transporter permease translates to MSALAGTGQLLRLALRRDRIILPLWVVLLALFPASVAGSFKALYPDPVELAKFAKSMIASPSITGFYGPIFAPNLGQLSAWRSGILVIIAALAVGLTVIRHTRNEEEQGRRELLGATVVGRPAQLAAALLLAFGASAVIGVLAALGLASAAPGVGAWAFGLEYAVLCAFFGAVAGLAAQLTQSARTARWIFGAVLGGSFLLRAAGDADGDENSVLSWISPIGFAQRIRPYAGERWWIGVVLIGVTVALGLWAYQLAGSRDIDAGLVAPRPGPPRAGRSLSSPLGLAWRLQRGGLIGWLIGFAVISGVLGSAATTASDALKDSPELAEMFQRLGGATALGDLFMVTLISITAIAAAGQGIQAAVRARTEETTGRLEPILATAVGRSRWNAGYVLFALAGPAVSMLVVGLVGGLSYGGSAGDVAGQLPRIVGAALVALPAIWLTVAIVLALFGFAPKLVGAGWVLLAAFLLLGQLGAVLRLSQWALDLSPFTHVPHLPGGALTWPPLIWLFVLSVALTVAGFAGFRRRDIG, encoded by the coding sequence GTGAGCGCGCTCGCGGGCACCGGGCAGCTGCTGCGGCTGGCCCTGCGCCGGGACCGGATCATCCTGCCGCTCTGGGTCGTCCTGCTGGCCCTGTTCCCGGCCAGCGTGGCCGGCAGCTTCAAGGCGCTCTACCCAGATCCGGTGGAGCTGGCCAAATTCGCGAAGTCCATGATCGCTTCGCCGTCGATCACCGGCTTCTACGGCCCGATCTTCGCCCCGAACCTCGGGCAGTTGTCCGCCTGGCGATCCGGCATCCTCGTCATCATCGCGGCGCTGGCCGTCGGGCTGACCGTCATCCGGCATACGCGCAACGAGGAGGAGCAGGGTCGCCGGGAACTGCTCGGCGCGACCGTCGTCGGCCGGCCGGCCCAACTGGCGGCAGCGCTGCTGCTCGCCTTCGGCGCGAGCGCGGTCATCGGAGTGCTCGCCGCGCTGGGGCTCGCCTCGGCCGCCCCCGGCGTCGGTGCTTGGGCCTTCGGCCTCGAGTACGCCGTCCTCTGCGCCTTCTTCGGCGCGGTGGCCGGACTGGCGGCCCAGCTGACCCAGAGCGCCCGGACGGCGCGGTGGATCTTCGGCGCGGTCCTCGGCGGATCGTTCCTGCTCCGGGCGGCCGGCGACGCCGACGGCGACGAGAACTCCGTGCTGTCGTGGATCTCGCCGATCGGGTTCGCCCAGCGCATCCGTCCGTACGCCGGGGAACGCTGGTGGATCGGGGTGGTGCTGATCGGAGTGACCGTCGCGCTCGGGCTTTGGGCGTACCAGTTGGCCGGCAGCCGCGACATCGACGCGGGCCTCGTCGCCCCGCGGCCCGGACCGCCGCGGGCCGGGCGGAGCCTTTCCTCGCCCCTGGGCCTGGCCTGGCGCTTGCAGCGGGGCGGCCTGATCGGCTGGCTGATCGGGTTCGCCGTGATCAGCGGGGTGCTCGGCTCGGCCGCGACCACGGCCTCGGACGCGCTGAAGGACAGCCCGGAACTGGCGGAGATGTTCCAGCGGCTCGGCGGCGCGACCGCGCTGGGCGACCTGTTCATGGTCACGCTGATCTCGATCACCGCCATCGCCGCCGCTGGGCAGGGCATCCAAGCGGCGGTACGCGCCCGGACCGAGGAGACCACCGGGCGGCTGGAACCGATCCTGGCCACCGCGGTCGGCCGGTCGCGCTGGAACGCCGGCTACGTGCTGTTCGCGCTGGCTGGGCCGGCGGTGAGCATGCTGGTCGTCGGGCTCGTCGGCGGACTGTCCTATGGGGGCAGTGCGGGCGACGTCGCCGGTCAGCTGCCCCGGATCGTCGGCGCCGCACTGGTCGCGCTGCCCGCGATCTGGCTGACCGTCGCGATCGTGCTGGCACTGTTCGGGTTCGCGCCCAAACTCGTCGGCGCGGGCTGGGTGCTGCTGGCGGCGTTCCTGCTGCTCGGGCAGCTCGGCGCGGTCCTGCGACTCAGCCAATGGGCGCTCGACCTGTCCCCGTTCACGCACGTCCCGCACCTGCCGGGTGGGGCTCTGACGTGGCCGCCGCTGATCTGGCTGTTCGTGCTGTCCGTCGCCCTGACGGTGGCCGGCTTCGCCGGCTTCCGCCGCCGCGACATCGGCTGA
- a CDS encoding ABC transporter ATP-binding protein, with protein MENIIEASGLRKSFGPTQALDGLDLVVRRGEVHGFLGPNGAGKSTTIRVLLGLLKADGGSATLFGGDPWKDAVTLHKRLAYVPGDVTLWPTLTGGEVIDLLARLRGGGDKGKRDELIQRFELDPRKKGRTYSKGNRQKVALVAALASDAELLILDEPTSGLDPLMESVFQDCINSERQNGRTVLLSSHILAEAEALCDRVSIIRAGKTVETGTLTELRHLTRTSIAADLASPPDGLTTMPGVHDLVVEGSRVKFQVDTAVLDETLRHLASLGVRGLTSQPPTLEELFLRHYQSDADVEGDSASVGAKS; from the coding sequence ATGGAAAACATCATCGAGGCGTCGGGCCTGCGCAAGAGCTTCGGGCCGACGCAGGCGCTGGACGGGCTCGACCTGGTCGTCCGCCGCGGCGAAGTCCACGGCTTCCTCGGCCCCAACGGCGCCGGCAAGTCGACCACCATCCGGGTGCTGCTCGGCCTCCTCAAAGCCGACGGAGGCAGCGCCACCCTGTTCGGCGGCGACCCGTGGAAGGACGCGGTGACCCTGCACAAGCGGCTCGCGTACGTCCCGGGCGACGTCACCCTGTGGCCCACGCTGACCGGCGGCGAAGTCATCGACCTGCTCGCGCGGCTGCGCGGCGGCGGCGACAAGGGCAAGCGCGACGAACTGATCCAGCGCTTCGAACTGGACCCGCGCAAGAAGGGCCGGACCTACTCCAAGGGCAACCGGCAGAAGGTGGCCCTCGTCGCAGCCCTCGCCAGCGACGCCGAACTGTTGATCCTCGACGAGCCGACCTCCGGGCTCGACCCCCTGATGGAATCCGTCTTCCAGGACTGCATCAACTCTGAGCGCCAGAACGGGCGGACCGTCCTGCTCTCCAGCCACATCCTGGCCGAGGCCGAAGCCCTCTGCGACCGCGTGAGCATCATCCGCGCCGGGAAGACCGTCGAGACCGGCACCCTCACCGAGCTGCGCCACCTGACGCGTACGTCGATCGCGGCCGACCTGGCGTCGCCGCCGGACGGGCTCACCACCATGCCCGGCGTCCACGACCTCGTCGTGGAGGGCAGCCGGGTCAAGTTCCAGGTCGACACCGCCGTCCTCGACGAGACCCTGCGGCACCTGGCCTCCCTGGGCGTACGCGGGCTGACCAGCCAGCCGCCGACGCTGGAGGAGCTGTTCCTGCGGCACTACCAGAGCGACGCCGACGTCGAGGGCGACTCCGCAAGCGTCGGAGCGAAGTCGTGA
- a CDS encoding GbsR/MarR family transcriptional regulator, translating to MTQGAEMAQKPTTNGPPGRDEDGVRRFVEHTALTFANYGMPRMAARVLMLLMAAEESTLTAAEIADGLAISPAAVSGSVRYLQQLGLVVKEPVPGSRRDVYRLPDDAWYQGAMVKGGIFATVGKLAAEGVAAAGGRGTVAGGRIAEMADFYAFIQDEMAGLLERWEARRAG from the coding sequence GTGACGCAGGGAGCAGAGATGGCGCAGAAGCCGACGACGAACGGACCGCCGGGCCGAGACGAGGACGGCGTACGCCGCTTCGTCGAGCACACGGCGCTGACCTTCGCCAACTACGGGATGCCGCGGATGGCGGCCCGGGTGCTGATGCTCCTGATGGCCGCGGAGGAGTCCACGCTCACCGCTGCCGAGATCGCCGACGGGCTGGCGATCAGCCCCGCCGCGGTCTCCGGCTCGGTCCGCTATCTGCAACAGCTGGGACTGGTGGTGAAGGAGCCGGTGCCGGGCTCGCGCCGCGACGTCTACCGGCTGCCGGACGACGCCTGGTATCAGGGCGCGATGGTCAAGGGGGGCATCTTCGCCACCGTCGGGAAACTGGCGGCCGAAGGAGTAGCGGCCGCCGGCGGACGGGGAACCGTCGCCGGCGGCCGGATCGCCGAGATGGCGGACTTCTACGCGTTCATCCAGGACGAGATGGCGGGCCTCCTCGAACGGTGGGAAGCCCGCCGCGCCGGGTGA
- a CDS encoding glycoside hydrolase family 10 protein, whose protein sequence is MSPSLPRRTFTALALAAPLTAALPGVAFAEEPSTLAGTPNPFPVPDTSSCEVDPATPKREFRAMWIASVVNIDWPRAAGLDEQTLKADYRAWLDLAEQLNHNAVVVQIRPTADAFWPSAYEPWSEWLTGKRDGVGPGWDPVAWMVAETHARNLEFHAWFNPYRVSMPAPGGAAGDITKLAPNHPVRQHPDWAVAYPVGNAATRLYYNPGIPEVRAFVQDAIMDAVTKYDLDGVHFDDYFYPYPASNQDFGDEATFAEHGAGWATKADWRRNNIDLLIQEMSQKVREAKPWVKFGVSPFGIWRNKAADPLGSDTGGTQSYDANFADTRKWVKEGWLDYIVPQVYWNIGLAVADYAKLVPWWNDVVAGTQCQLYIGQADYKISAAGQPAAWFDPNEMGKHIALNRSLPEVDGSIHFSAKDVKANRLGATDLYAAAYYSRPSLPPALQRVAAKPMIPPVITHLRREAEGVRLQWLAPGTHGRPFEDPTSFAIYRYEGRDPLPEPCDLADAGQLIGTVRGLSYLDTTAVAGTAYTYVVTALDRVWHESAPGIGRFTVN, encoded by the coding sequence ATGTCCCCATCCCTGCCTCGCCGTACGTTCACGGCTCTGGCACTGGCGGCTCCGCTGACCGCCGCCCTCCCCGGCGTGGCGTTCGCCGAGGAGCCCTCGACCCTGGCGGGCACGCCGAACCCGTTCCCGGTCCCGGACACGTCCAGCTGCGAGGTCGACCCCGCGACGCCGAAGCGTGAGTTCCGCGCGATGTGGATCGCCAGCGTCGTCAACATCGACTGGCCGCGGGCGGCCGGGCTGGACGAGCAGACCCTCAAGGCCGACTACCGGGCCTGGCTCGACCTCGCCGAACAGCTCAACCACAACGCCGTGGTCGTGCAGATCCGGCCCACCGCCGACGCGTTCTGGCCCTCGGCGTACGAGCCGTGGTCGGAGTGGCTGACCGGCAAGCGGGACGGCGTCGGCCCCGGCTGGGACCCGGTCGCCTGGATGGTCGCCGAGACCCACGCCCGCAACCTCGAGTTCCATGCCTGGTTCAACCCCTACCGCGTCTCCATGCCCGCCCCCGGCGGCGCGGCTGGCGACATCACCAAACTCGCCCCCAACCACCCGGTCCGGCAGCACCCCGACTGGGCGGTGGCCTACCCGGTCGGCAACGCGGCGACCCGGCTCTACTACAACCCGGGCATCCCCGAGGTACGCGCGTTCGTGCAGGACGCCATCATGGACGCCGTCACCAAGTACGACCTCGACGGCGTGCACTTCGACGACTACTTCTACCCGTACCCGGCCTCGAACCAGGACTTCGGCGACGAGGCGACGTTCGCCGAACACGGCGCGGGCTGGGCGACCAAGGCGGACTGGCGGCGCAACAACATCGACCTGCTGATCCAGGAGATGTCGCAGAAGGTCCGCGAGGCCAAGCCGTGGGTGAAGTTCGGGGTCAGCCCGTTCGGCATCTGGCGCAACAAGGCGGCCGACCCGCTGGGCTCGGACACCGGCGGCACGCAGTCCTACGACGCCAACTTCGCCGACACCCGCAAGTGGGTCAAGGAAGGCTGGCTGGACTACATCGTTCCGCAGGTCTACTGGAACATCGGCCTCGCGGTGGCCGACTACGCCAAGCTCGTGCCGTGGTGGAACGACGTCGTCGCGGGCACCCAGTGCCAGCTGTACATCGGCCAGGCCGACTACAAGATCTCCGCGGCCGGGCAGCCGGCGGCCTGGTTCGACCCGAACGAGATGGGCAAGCACATCGCGCTCAACCGGTCGCTGCCCGAGGTCGACGGCAGCATCCACTTCTCGGCCAAGGACGTGAAGGCCAACCGCCTCGGGGCGACCGACCTGTACGCGGCCGCGTACTACTCGCGTCCGTCGCTGCCCCCGGCGCTGCAGCGGGTGGCCGCGAAGCCGATGATCCCGCCGGTCATCACCCACCTGCGCCGCGAGGCCGAGGGCGTACGCCTGCAGTGGCTGGCTCCCGGAACGCACGGGCGCCCGTTCGAGGACCCGACGTCGTTCGCGATCTACCGCTACGAGGGCCGCGACCCGCTGCCCGAGCCGTGCGACCTGGCCGACGCCGGCCAGCTCATCGGCACGGTCCGTGGCCTGTCCTACCTGGACACCACGGCGGTCGCGGGGACGGCCTACACGTATGTCGTGACGGCGCTCGACCGCGTGTGGCACGAGAGCGCGCCGGGCATCGGCCGCTTCACCGTCAACTAG